A single window of Pseudomonadota bacterium DNA harbors:
- the lnt gene encoding apolipoprotein N-acyltransferase has protein sequence MTTPMDAELPDWLSRAMEGRRGDLLALLAGAPLTFAFAPFGWFVVAIATLVVLYASWLAQTPRRAAWRGFLFGAAGFLGGTYWLYISLHEFGEAPLFIAIPMMLGLVAVMASYFALAGWLARRLHRLAGDSPALGLLALMPGALVLTEWLRGWVATGFPWFAWGYTQTDAPLIGWGPVVGVLGVSLAVTLSAGAALLVLVGTGWWRRGLALAVLLGLWLGGAGLQGIEWSQPRGAPLDVGVVQGGISQDLKWQADQLPKTKALYRGLTDEHWDADLLVWPEAAIPALANRERDYFAGLFKAARDRNTGLLIGAIQAKGPRDDRRYYNSVFGVNRLGVTEYHKRHLVPFGEYFPVPSFVRRWMKSLNLPYSDFESGPAGQAPLQVAGQRVGVSICYEDVFGSELRAMLPAASFLVNVSNDAWFGGSVAPHQHLQIARMRAIEVARPMVRSTNSGISAYIQHDGALGSVTGLFDAVVLRGQVQPREGTTPYVRWGDWPTLGLSLAMLLAAPLMGWRLRRA, from the coding sequence TTGACCACCCCGATGGACGCGGAACTGCCCGACTGGTTGTCGCGCGCCATGGAGGGGAGGCGCGGCGATCTCCTCGCCCTGCTGGCGGGGGCGCCCCTCACTTTCGCCTTTGCGCCCTTCGGCTGGTTCGTGGTCGCCATCGCGACCCTGGTCGTGCTCTACGCGAGTTGGTTGGCGCAGACGCCGCGGCGCGCCGCCTGGCGAGGGTTTCTGTTCGGGGCCGCGGGATTCCTCGGCGGCACCTACTGGCTCTACATCAGCCTGCACGAATTCGGCGAGGCGCCGCTGTTCATCGCCATCCCCATGATGCTGGGCTTGGTCGCGGTGATGGCGAGCTACTTCGCCCTCGCGGGGTGGCTCGCGCGTCGCCTGCACCGCTTGGCCGGCGATAGCCCGGCCCTCGGCTTGCTTGCGCTCATGCCCGGGGCCCTGGTGCTCACCGAATGGCTGCGGGGGTGGGTCGCCACGGGCTTCCCCTGGTTCGCGTGGGGGTACACGCAGACCGATGCGCCCCTGATCGGTTGGGGGCCCGTAGTCGGGGTGCTGGGGGTGAGCCTCGCCGTCACCTTGAGCGCCGGTGCCGCCCTGCTGGTGCTGGTGGGCACGGGCTGGTGGCGCCGGGGCTTGGCGCTCGCCGTGCTGCTCGGCCTTTGGCTCGGCGGCGCGGGGCTGCAAGGCATCGAGTGGTCTCAGCCGCGCGGTGCGCCCCTCGATGTCGGCGTCGTCCAGGGTGGCATTTCGCAAGACCTCAAGTGGCAGGCGGATCAGTTGCCGAAGACCAAGGCCCTGTACCGCGGCCTGACCGACGAGCATTGGGATGCCGACCTGCTGGTCTGGCCGGAAGCGGCGATCCCCGCGCTCGCCAATCGCGAGCGGGATTACTTTGCGGGTCTCTTCAAAGCCGCACGCGACAGGAACACCGGACTGCTGATCGGTGCCATCCAAGCCAAGGGGCCGCGGGATGACCGGCGCTACTACAACAGCGTGTTCGGGGTGAATCGCTTGGGGGTCACGGAGTACCACAAGCGTCACTTGGTGCCGTTCGGCGAGTACTTCCCCGTGCCGAGCTTTGTGCGGCGCTGGATGAAGAGCCTCAACCTGCCTTACTCGGACTTCGAATCGGGGCCGGCGGGGCAGGCGCCCTTGCAGGTGGCCGGGCAGCGCGTAGGTGTGTCGATCTGCTACGAGGACGTCTTCGGCAGTGAGCTTCGCGCCATGTTGCCCGCGGCCAGCTTCCTCGTGAACGTGAGTAACGATGCCTGGTTTGGGGGTTCCGTCGCGCCCCATCAGCACTTGCAGATCGCGCGCATGCGCGCCATCGAGGTGGCGCGGCCGATGGTGCGCTCGACCAACAGCGGAATATCCGCCTACATCCAGCATGACGGTGCCCTGGGCAGCGTCACGGGGCTGTTCGACGCGGTGGTTCTGCGCGGGCAGGTGCAGCCTCGCGAAGGCACCACGCCTTATGTGCGATGGGGCGACTGGCCGACGCTCGGGCTCTCCCTCGCCATGCTGTTGGCCGCACCGCTGATGGGCTGGC
- a CDS encoding transporter associated domain-containing protein, giving the protein MSDDQPPSSNGSGRRSWLKRLTQALGSEPRDRETLVEILEDAQQRGLYDADAFGMIQGVLEVSEMQVRDIMIPRPHMVVAERDAKPQELLPIIIESGHSRFPVIGEHRDEVVGILLAKDLLRYFAEGSDTAFNIREYLRKAVFIPESKRLNVLLKEFRDSQNHMAIVVDEYGGVSGLVTIEDVIEQIVGDIDDEHDVEDEDISPDGDDRFAVRAVTRIDDFNEYFRTDFEDEDYDTIGGMVIHRFGRLPRRGESVIVGGFSFRVMRATRRRIDLLQVTRSAAPSSQEDD; this is encoded by the coding sequence ATGAGCGACGACCAACCTCCTAGTAGCAACGGTTCCGGACGCCGTAGCTGGCTCAAGCGCCTGACTCAGGCCTTGGGCAGTGAACCCCGGGACCGAGAAACACTGGTCGAAATCCTCGAGGACGCGCAGCAGCGTGGCCTGTACGACGCGGATGCCTTCGGCATGATCCAGGGCGTGCTCGAGGTCTCCGAGATGCAGGTGCGGGACATCATGATCCCTCGCCCGCACATGGTGGTCGCCGAGCGCGACGCCAAGCCTCAGGAGCTGTTGCCGATCATCATCGAGTCCGGGCACTCGCGCTTTCCGGTCATCGGCGAACACCGCGACGAGGTGGTGGGCATTCTCCTCGCCAAAGATCTTCTGCGTTACTTCGCTGAAGGCAGCGACACCGCCTTCAATATCCGCGAGTACCTGCGCAAGGCCGTGTTCATCCCGGAGAGCAAGCGCCTGAACGTCCTGCTCAAGGAGTTTCGCGACAGTCAGAATCATATGGCGATCGTGGTCGACGAGTACGGCGGCGTGTCCGGTCTGGTCACCATCGAAGATGTCATCGAGCAGATCGTCGGCGATATCGACGACGAGCACGACGTGGAGGACGAGGACATCTCCCCTGACGGGGACGATCGCTTCGCCGTGCGCGCCGTGACCCGCATCGACGACTTCAACGAGTACTTCCGCACGGACTTCGAGGACGAGGACTACGACACGATCGGCGGCATGGTCATCCATCGCTTCGGTCGCCTGCCGCGGCGCGGGGAAAGCGTGATCGTCGGGGGCTTCAGTTTCCGGGTGATGCGGGCGACCCGGCGCCGCATCGATCTGCTGCAGGTGACCCGCTCGGCAGCCCCGTCCAGCCAAGAGGACGATTGA
- the ybeY gene encoding rRNA maturation RNase YbeY, with the protein MEAEHEVDVAGHLDGVPVSPAQLASWVRLALTAAPGASSVGVQVVDAQTIQALNAQYRDRDKPTNVLSFPAEVPAPLPVRPLGDVLVCAEVVAEEARAGAIEPAAHWAHMVIHGTLHLLGYDHESDEEATVMEARETLLLASAGFEDPYRTRHEDP; encoded by the coding sequence CTGGAAGCTGAGCACGAGGTCGACGTCGCCGGGCATCTCGACGGCGTGCCCGTGTCGCCCGCGCAACTCGCCTCATGGGTGCGTCTGGCCCTGACCGCGGCGCCCGGCGCGAGCTCCGTGGGTGTGCAGGTGGTGGATGCGCAGACGATTCAGGCCTTGAACGCGCAATATCGCGATCGCGACAAGCCCACCAACGTGCTCTCCTTCCCGGCGGAGGTGCCAGCGCCGTTACCCGTGCGTCCCCTGGGGGATGTGCTCGTCTGTGCCGAGGTGGTCGCCGAGGAAGCGCGCGCCGGCGCGATCGAACCGGCTGCCCACTGGGCCCACATGGTCATTCACGGCACCCTGCATTTGCTCGGCTACGACCACGAGAGCGACGAGGAAGCCACTGTCATGGAAGCGCGCGAGACGCTGCTGCTGGCGAGCGCGGGCTTCGAAGACCCTTACCGAACGAGACACGAGGATCCCTGA
- a CDS encoding PhoH family protein, protein MSATRTSRDLTLEPADNARLANLCGQLDEHLRHIEQRLGVEIAYRGAQFRVDGDEEGTSLAIKVIERLFAQAGREDLAPQHVHFALQETGAREATTGLAGAANPGPDDDVVVRARRLQIRGRGDNQRRYLCNIRDADLNFGVGPAGTGKTYLAVAAAVEALETETVRRLVLVRPAVEAGERLGFLPGDMSQKVDPYLRPIYDALYEMLGFDRVAKLIDRHVIEIAPLAFMRGRSLNEAFVILDEAQNTSVSQMKMFLTRIGFGTRAVVTGDVTQTDLPRQQLSGLRHALEVLRDVDGVRVTRFTVADVVRHPLVQRIVEAYERAPKVNSADREGGERSSSGPSQSESSQ, encoded by the coding sequence TTGAGCGCTACCCGCACATCGCGAGACCTGACCCTCGAGCCGGCGGACAACGCCCGGCTCGCGAACCTGTGTGGTCAGCTCGACGAACACCTGCGCCACATCGAGCAGCGCCTAGGGGTGGAGATCGCCTATCGGGGCGCGCAGTTTCGCGTGGATGGCGATGAGGAGGGCACTTCCCTCGCCATCAAGGTGATCGAGCGCCTCTTCGCCCAGGCCGGTCGCGAAGACCTCGCACCGCAGCACGTGCACTTCGCGCTGCAGGAGACCGGTGCGCGCGAAGCCACCACGGGCCTCGCCGGCGCCGCGAACCCCGGTCCCGACGACGACGTGGTGGTACGCGCACGGCGCTTGCAGATACGCGGTCGCGGCGACAACCAGCGCCGCTACCTGTGCAACATCCGTGACGCCGACCTGAACTTCGGCGTGGGTCCTGCGGGCACCGGCAAGACGTACCTCGCCGTAGCGGCTGCCGTCGAGGCGCTCGAGACCGAGACGGTGCGCCGGCTGGTGCTGGTCCGCCCGGCGGTGGAGGCCGGTGAGCGTCTGGGCTTTCTGCCCGGGGACATGTCGCAGAAGGTCGATCCCTACCTGCGGCCTATCTACGACGCGCTCTACGAGATGCTCGGCTTCGATCGCGTCGCCAAGCTGATCGACCGTCACGTGATCGAGATCGCACCGCTCGCCTTCATGCGCGGGCGTAGCTTGAACGAGGCCTTCGTCATCCTGGATGAGGCGCAGAACACCAGCGTCTCGCAGATGAAGATGTTCCTCACGCGGATCGGGTTCGGCACTCGCGCCGTGGTGACCGGCGATGTCACCCAAACGGATCTACCCCGCCAACAGCTTTCGGGCCTGCGCCACGCGCTGGAAGTGCTGCGCGATGTGGACGGCGTGCGCGTCACACGCTTCACCGTGGCGGACGTGGTACGCCATCCCCTCGTGCAGCGAATCGTGGAAGCTTACGAACGCGCACCGAAGGTGAACAGTGCCGACCGTGAGGGAGGCGAAAGGTCGTCTTCTGGGCCGTCTCAGAGCGAGTCGTCCCAGTGA
- the miaB gene encoding tRNA (N6-isopentenyl adenosine(37)-C2)-methylthiotransferase MiaB → MKLYIKTYGCQMNEYDSARMVDVLRESHGCEVTSEPSEADIVLFNTCSIREKAQEKVFSELGRWKPLKVAKPDMILGVGGCVASQEGDAILRRAPYVDLVFGPQTVHRLPDLIAERRRQARPQVDISFPEIEKFDRLPEPRADGPTAFVSIMEGCSKYCSFCVVPYTRGEEISRPFDEVLAEVAALADQGVREVTLLGQNVNAYRGPADGRVVDLGELIYYVAGIDGIGRVRFTTSHPVEFSNSLIEAYAAVRELPDYLHLPVQSGSDRILSAMKRGYTALEFKHKVARLREVRPNISLSSDFIVGFPGETDRDFQATMDLVANVGFDQSFSFVYSARPGTPASGLPDDTPQAVKKERLALLQARLNQQAMAISEAMVGTRQRVLVERQSRKSEQQLTGRTENMRWVNFDAPSNLIGEFVDVVITEALPNSLRGRLVEAQAPVAAVAASAQRS, encoded by the coding sequence ATGAAGCTGTACATCAAGACCTACGGCTGCCAGATGAACGAGTACGACTCCGCCCGCATGGTGGACGTGCTGCGCGAGTCCCATGGCTGCGAGGTCACCTCCGAACCCTCGGAGGCGGACATCGTCCTGTTCAACACCTGCTCGATCCGAGAGAAGGCTCAGGAGAAGGTGTTCTCCGAGCTCGGCCGCTGGAAGCCACTCAAAGTGGCCAAGCCAGACATGATCCTCGGCGTCGGCGGCTGCGTCGCGAGTCAGGAGGGTGACGCTATCCTGCGTCGCGCGCCCTACGTGGATCTGGTCTTCGGCCCTCAGACCGTTCATCGCCTGCCCGATCTGATCGCCGAGCGCCGGCGCCAGGCGCGCCCGCAGGTGGACATCTCCTTCCCGGAGATCGAGAAGTTCGATCGCTTGCCTGAACCGCGCGCCGATGGTCCTACCGCGTTTGTCTCCATCATGGAAGGCTGCAGCAAGTACTGCAGCTTCTGCGTCGTGCCCTACACGCGCGGCGAGGAGATCTCCCGCCCCTTCGATGAGGTACTGGCGGAGGTCGCGGCGCTTGCGGATCAAGGCGTGCGTGAGGTGACCCTGCTCGGGCAGAACGTCAATGCCTACCGCGGCCCCGCCGATGGCCGCGTCGTCGACCTCGGCGAGCTGATCTACTACGTGGCGGGTATCGATGGCATCGGCCGGGTGCGCTTCACCACTTCCCATCCGGTGGAGTTCTCCAACAGCCTCATCGAGGCCTACGCGGCTGTTCGCGAGTTGCCCGATTACCTGCACCTGCCCGTTCAGAGTGGCTCCGATCGCATCCTTTCGGCGATGAAGCGCGGCTACACGGCCCTCGAGTTCAAGCACAAGGTGGCGCGCCTTCGTGAGGTGCGTCCGAACATCAGCCTGTCCTCGGACTTCATCGTCGGCTTCCCCGGCGAGACGGACCGTGACTTCCAGGCGACCATGGATCTGGTGGCGAACGTCGGCTTCGATCAGTCCTTCAGCTTCGTGTACAGCGCGCGACCCGGCACGCCGGCATCCGGCTTGCCCGACGACACGCCGCAGGCGGTGAAGAAGGAGCGCCTGGCCCTGCTGCAGGCCCGCCTGAATCAGCAGGCCATGGCCATCAGCGAGGCGATGGTGGGCACCCGCCAGCGCGTGCTGGTCGAGCGTCAGTCACGCAAGAGCGAGCAGCAGCTCACCGGGCGTACCGAAAATATGCGTTGGGTGAATTTCGATGCGCCGTCGAATCTCATCGGTGAATTCGTCGACGTGGTGATCACCGAGGCCTTGCCCAACTCCTTGCGCGGGCGCCTGGTCGAGGCGCAGGCGCCGGTGGCTGCCGTCGCGGCCTCCGCTCAACGCTCTTGA